In Prosthecomicrobium sp. N25, one DNA window encodes the following:
- a CDS encoding oligopeptide/dipeptide ABC transporter ATP-binding protein — MFSRLVLPYLRARHSPCEINRHRNQSLRSNALSGSLDSSPDPRHPYTRWLLSSRVDKAAPGSRLVTIPGSPPDLAALPTGCAFRERCAVAEPRCATVRPSFVRRDQARGDACLLGS, encoded by the coding sequence ATGTTTTCACGATTGGTCCTGCCGTACTTACGTGCTCGCCATTCTCCTTGCGAGATCAACCGGCATCGGAATCAATCGCTGCGATCGAACGCCCTTTCCGGTTCGCTAGATTCGAGCCCTGACCCGCGCCATCCCTACACCCGCTGGCTGCTCTCCTCGCGGGTCGACAAGGCCGCGCCCGGCTCGCGCCTCGTTACCATCCCGGGCTCCCCGCCGGACCTCGCCGCCCTGCCGACCGGCTGCGCCTTCCGGGAACGCTGCGCGGTCGCCGAGCCCCGCTGCGCCACCGTACGGCCGTCCTTCGTCCGGCGCGACCAGGCCCGCGGCGACGCCTGCCTGCTCGGCAGCTGA
- a CDS encoding FCD domain-containing protein, with protein MTFVRWPTTTRPGPRWRRSRRSTALLTEVGTRFTDFSELDDRFHRLVQSAASNRFFENFYDVILLMFHYHYQWNKKDQMERNRIAIEEHLALIGGLRSKSAIDAEYFCRKHLESAKRTLLSSIERSGTGQR; from the coding sequence ATGACCTTCGTGCGATGGCCGACGACCACCCGGCCTGGCCCACGTTGGCGGCGATCGAGGCGGAGCACTGCCCTGCTGACCGAGGTCGGGACGCGCTTCACCGACTTCTCCGAGCTCGACGACCGGTTCCATCGGCTTGTCCAGAGCGCGGCCAGCAACCGCTTCTTCGAGAACTTCTACGACGTCATCTTGCTGATGTTCCACTACCACTACCAGTGGAACAAGAAGGACCAGATGGAGCGAAACCGGATCGCCATCGAGGAGCACCTCGCCTTAATCGGCGGGCTCAGGTCGAAGAGCGCGATCGACGCCGAGTACTTCTGCCGCAAGCACCTGGAATCCGCCAAGCGGACCCTGCTGAGTTCGATCGAACGGTCCGGGACGGGGCAGCGCTGA
- a CDS encoding L-erythro-3,5-diaminohexanoate dehydrogenase, with the protein MPQPAARVDATPEIWDNEILIDVELLNLDSSSMRQLAEEAGGDPDGVAERIRDIVRKRGKMHNPITNSGGVLVGRILEIGSNHPARHLKVGQLVCPSISLSLIPLVVDEVLSVNVATAQVAVRGTAILFETANIGVIPDDFDIRLALSIIDVCGAPASVQRWVKAGQSVAVLGAGKAGLMAAVAARQASGPGSCIVAFDVSLPHLDAMRSLGVVDEVVQVDLKEAVPVFELARRLTKGKLFDFVINVTNVSGTETAAILCTKDRGSLLFFSMATNFQVAALSAEGAGKDIDMVIGNGFVHGCIDFGFELVREHPLLRAVLAEKL; encoded by the coding sequence ATGCCCCAACCGGCCGCCAGGGTCGACGCCACTCCGGAGATCTGGGACAACGAAATTCTCATCGATGTGGAACTCCTGAATCTCGACTCGTCGAGCATGCGCCAGCTCGCCGAAGAAGCCGGAGGCGACCCCGACGGCGTAGCCGAACGAATCCGCGATATCGTTCGAAAGCGCGGCAAGATGCACAACCCGATCACGAATTCCGGTGGGGTGCTGGTCGGCCGGATCCTCGAAATCGGATCGAACCATCCTGCTCGACATTTGAAAGTTGGTCAGCTCGTCTGTCCGAGCATATCTCTGTCGCTGATCCCGCTGGTCGTGGACGAAGTCCTAAGCGTCAACGTTGCAACCGCTCAGGTCGCCGTCCGCGGTACGGCGATTCTCTTTGAGACGGCCAATATCGGAGTGATTCCGGACGATTTCGATATCCGCCTCGCGCTGAGCATCATTGACGTGTGCGGTGCCCCCGCCTCCGTTCAACGGTGGGTGAAGGCCGGGCAATCGGTCGCGGTCCTGGGCGCCGGAAAGGCTGGTTTGATGGCCGCCGTCGCGGCACGGCAGGCCTCCGGGCCGGGCAGTTGCATCGTCGCGTTCGACGTCAGTCTGCCTCATCTCGATGCGATGCGATCTTTGGGTGTCGTCGACGAGGTCGTTCAGGTCGATCTGAAGGAAGCCGTTCCGGTGTTCGAGCTTGCCAGACGGCTGACCAAAGGGAAGCTCTTCGATTTCGTGATCAACGTGACCAACGTCAGCGGAACCGAGACAGCAGCCATCTTATGCACGAAGGATCGGGGCAGCCTTCTGTTCTTCAGCATGGCGACGAATTTCCAGGTCGCGGCGCTTAGTGCCGAGGGGGCCGGAAAGGACATCGACATGGTAATCGGTAACGGCTTTGTCCACGGCTGCATCGACTTCGGCTTTGAACTCGTCCGCGAACATCCGCTTCTGCGCGCCGTCCTGGCGGAGAAGCTTTAG
- a CDS encoding amino acid ABC transporter ATP-binding protein, whose protein sequence is MTETHAEDDRAPVLRCRELTKAFGTLKVLDKVDLTVGRGEVICIVGPSGSGKSTLLRVINGLEPLGSGTLELFDTPLHAPKQDLAHARRRVGMVFQSFNLFPHLTVRRNVSLAPQRTRKLARDEADRLAGDLIARVGLADQVDKYPAQLSGGQQQRVAIARALAMEPEILLFDEPTSALDPETVGEVLAVMEELTSTGIAMLVVTHEMGFARRAAHRVAFMDHGRILCDLPPDAFFHGAPIPRLRDFLASIMH, encoded by the coding sequence ATGACCGAAACGCACGCCGAGGACGACCGTGCACCGGTTCTGCGGTGCCGCGAACTCACGAAGGCCTTCGGGACGTTGAAAGTCCTCGACAAGGTCGACCTGACCGTCGGACGAGGGGAGGTCATCTGCATCGTCGGCCCGTCCGGAAGCGGCAAGTCGACACTTCTACGTGTGATCAACGGACTGGAGCCGCTGGGGTCGGGAACACTCGAACTGTTCGACACGCCGCTCCATGCTCCGAAACAGGACTTGGCTCATGCCCGCCGTCGCGTCGGCATGGTTTTCCAGTCGTTCAACCTGTTTCCGCATCTTACCGTACGGCGGAACGTCTCCCTCGCTCCGCAGCGCACGCGCAAGCTTGCGCGGGATGAGGCGGATCGCCTGGCCGGCGACCTCATCGCCCGTGTTGGTCTGGCGGATCAGGTGGACAAGTATCCGGCGCAACTCTCCGGTGGCCAGCAGCAGCGTGTCGCCATCGCGCGGGCCCTCGCCATGGAGCCAGAGATCCTGCTTTTCGACGAACCGACCTCGGCGCTCGATCCTGAGACCGTCGGCGAGGTCCTCGCGGTCATGGAGGAACTCACCTCGACCGGCATCGCGATGCTTGTCGTAACCCACGAGATGGGCTTCGCGCGCCGTGCGGCCCATCGTGTCGCGTTCATGGACCACGGCCGGATCCTCTGCGATCTACCGCCGGACGCCTTCTTTCACGGTGCTCCGATCCCGAGGCTTCGCGACTTTCTCGCTAGCATCATGCATTGA
- a CDS encoding amino acid ABC transporter permease yields the protein MTFDTGAVITAIPILLDGLVATLYLVAVSLLIGIAAGLFGCYGKILGRGPLCWLAHLYVGVFRSLPETVLIFWIYYCGPLVMNVKLSPLGSGILALSLVSGAYLTEIFRGGVNSVPRGQIEAARALGFSGFQRIRLIVAPQAMMAMLPTFIGFVTILLKNSALVSAIGLAELFYKAMTLSATTYKYFEIYTAVGILYFATIFPLSMAAQQLERRARGRR from the coding sequence ATGACCTTCGACACCGGCGCCGTGATCACGGCGATCCCGATCCTGCTCGACGGCCTTGTCGCGACCCTGTACCTCGTTGCCGTATCGCTGTTGATCGGGATCGCTGCCGGGCTGTTCGGATGCTACGGGAAGATCCTCGGCCGAGGTCCGCTATGCTGGCTTGCTCACCTGTATGTGGGAGTATTCAGAAGTCTGCCTGAGACCGTCCTGATCTTCTGGATCTACTATTGCGGTCCCTTGGTGATGAACGTGAAGCTGTCGCCCCTCGGTAGCGGTATCCTGGCGCTTTCCCTTGTGTCGGGCGCGTACCTGACGGAGATATTTCGAGGGGGCGTCAATTCCGTTCCGCGCGGCCAGATCGAAGCGGCGCGCGCGCTCGGCTTCAGCGGGTTCCAGCGCATCCGCCTCATCGTTGCCCCGCAGGCGATGATGGCGATGCTTCCGACCTTCATCGGCTTTGTAACCATCCTCCTGAAGAACTCTGCGCTGGTCTCCGCAATCGGGCTCGCCGAACTGTTCTACAAGGCGATGACGTTGTCGGCGACGACATATAAGTACTTCGAGATCTATACGGCTGTCGGTATCTTGTACTTCGCCACGATCTTTCCCTTGAGCATGGCGGCACAGCAGCTTGAGCGACGCGCGAGGGGGCGGCGATGA
- a CDS encoding amino acid ABC transporter permease — protein sequence MPARLRDRILTDGLPTAIAIGVLVWIAASIRWEFVASLDFSILWPYRWALLQGLLNTLLLTVAAVLIGLPAGFILAAAMLLPTRFARWPAITYVELFRNTPLVLQLFWIHYALPMFTGYSTTVFQSGFIVMALQSSAYLADVARAGIQSIPKGQWEASAALSLPGWSRWIDVVLPQAFKIIIPPLANIAIGYFKASAVLAILAVGELMTVGVRVANHTFKPIETLTVVGVIYLLIGYAFTMLANRLETIFGKSEVRS from the coding sequence TTGCCCGCCCGCCTGCGCGACCGCATTCTGACCGACGGACTTCCGACGGCGATCGCGATCGGGGTCCTCGTCTGGATCGCGGCGTCGATTCGATGGGAGTTCGTGGCGAGCCTGGATTTCTCGATTCTTTGGCCCTACCGCTGGGCCCTTCTGCAGGGCCTGCTCAACACCCTGCTTTTGACCGTGGCGGCCGTCCTGATCGGATTACCGGCCGGCTTCATTCTCGCCGCCGCGATGCTTCTGCCGACGCGTTTCGCGCGGTGGCCTGCCATCACGTATGTGGAACTCTTCCGTAATACACCGCTCGTCCTGCAACTTTTCTGGATCCATTACGCTCTCCCGATGTTCACGGGTTACTCGACCACCGTGTTCCAGTCGGGTTTCATCGTAATGGCCTTACAGTCCAGTGCTTATCTGGCGGACGTGGCCCGAGCCGGGATCCAGTCGATCCCGAAAGGCCAGTGGGAGGCATCGGCGGCGCTCAGCCTGCCGGGTTGGAGTCGGTGGATCGATGTGGTCTTGCCGCAGGCCTTCAAGATCATCATACCTCCGTTGGCCAATATCGCGATCGGCTACTTCAAGGCGAGCGCCGTTCTCGCGATCCTTGCCGTTGGAGAACTGATGACTGTCGGCGTCCGCGTGGCGAACCACACGTTCAAGCCGATCGAAACATTGACCGTCGTCGGCGTGATTTACCTGCTCATCGGTTACGCCTTCACGATGCTCGCCAACCGTCTTGAAACGATCTTCGGGAAGTCGGAGGTCCGTTCATGA
- a CDS encoding substrate-binding periplasmic protein, with protein MVRLISAALAATFATTSAAWSLDDLLDQVKKRGALRVCTINYTPWNILDPVDRSWSGINADIVKEIGASLDVKIEWVDSAWSTIIQNLRTDKCDVGAAALWTSAPRAQNVSFTRPIGGDGSTLFVPADSKIASYDDVDKKGNIITVLSGSADEKLAKEKFKNAEVKSLVTDQVAAHILEVASGRSNAAFGGFAGNAMFVAKNPNIKVKPLPELMVNYVPFAYAVPPKEYYFRDYLSIIIANLEASGKLEQIKSAWTQQKP; from the coding sequence ATGGTTAGATTGATCAGTGCCGCCCTCGCCGCGACGTTTGCCACCACCTCCGCAGCGTGGTCACTGGACGACCTGCTCGACCAGGTCAAGAAGCGTGGCGCCCTTCGGGTCTGTACCATCAACTACACGCCGTGGAACATCCTCGATCCAGTCGACAGGAGTTGGAGCGGGATCAACGCCGACATCGTCAAGGAGATCGGCGCAAGTCTGGACGTTAAGATCGAATGGGTGGATTCTGCCTGGTCGACCATCATCCAGAACCTCCGCACCGACAAGTGCGATGTCGGGGCCGCCGCCCTCTGGACATCGGCGCCCCGGGCGCAGAACGTCTCCTTCACCCGGCCGATCGGCGGCGACGGATCGACGCTGTTCGTGCCGGCCGACTCCAAGATTGCCAGCTACGACGACGTCGACAAGAAGGGCAACATCATCACCGTGCTGTCGGGTTCGGCCGACGAGAAGCTGGCGAAAGAGAAGTTCAAGAACGCCGAGGTGAAGAGTCTCGTGACCGATCAGGTCGCAGCCCATATCCTCGAAGTCGCATCCGGGCGTTCCAACGCCGCTTTCGGCGGCTTTGCCGGAAACGCGATGTTCGTCGCGAAGAATCCGAACATCAAGGTCAAGCCTCTTCCGGAACTCATGGTCAATTATGTCCCGTTTGCGTACGCGGTGCCTCCGAAGGAGTACTATTTCCGCGATTATCTGAGCATCATCATCGCGAACCTCGAGGCTTCAGGGAAACTGGAACAGATCAAGAGCGCATGGACCCAGCAGAAGCCTTGA
- a CDS encoding GntR family transcriptional regulator, with protein sequence MSRTKLSRTLESEAHQKLLGDILSGQLAPNTKLKVRELSERYEIGATPLREALSRLVPDGLVQLEQNKGFRVASLSLRELVEITEMRQVVEAEAFRRAVENGSDQWEGQVIASLHQLNKAIAAYSATTDDSVRIEFEERHRDYHRILISACGNSRLVQSVETLHQHLIRYRAIFRVTEVSSDELRYMHDELARIAVERDVESAATMMRRHVRVNVDQVKQGLRATPSLSALIEINC encoded by the coding sequence ATGTCGCGCACGAAATTGTCCAGAACGCTCGAGTCCGAGGCTCATCAGAAGCTGCTCGGCGACATTCTCTCGGGTCAGTTGGCGCCGAACACCAAGCTGAAGGTCCGGGAGCTTTCGGAGCGCTACGAAATCGGCGCCACCCCCTTGCGCGAAGCGCTGTCTCGGCTCGTGCCCGACGGTCTCGTGCAACTCGAGCAGAACAAGGGTTTTCGCGTAGCCAGCCTTTCGCTTCGAGAACTCGTCGAGATCACCGAGATGCGACAGGTCGTCGAGGCCGAAGCTTTTAGGCGCGCCGTAGAAAACGGCAGCGACCAATGGGAAGGCCAGGTCATCGCCAGTCTCCATCAACTCAACAAGGCGATCGCTGCCTATAGTGCAACAACAGACGACTCAGTTCGAATTGAATTCGAAGAACGGCATCGTGATTATCATCGCATTCTGATCTCCGCGTGCGGCAATAGCCGGCTCGTGCAATCCGTCGAGACGCTGCACCAGCACCTGATCCGCTATCGCGCCATATTCCGAGTTACTGAAGTGAGTTCCGACGAACTTCGCTATATGCATGACGAACTCGCACGCATCGCCGTGGAGCGGGATGTCGAGTCGGCGGCTACGATGATGCGGCGCCATGTGAGGGTGAACGTCGACCAGGTGAAGCAGGGCCTGCGTGCCACCCCCTCCCTTTCGGCACTGATTGAGATCAATTGCTGA
- a CDS encoding hydantoinase/oxoprolinase family protein gives MYYLGVDTGGTFTDFVLYDRTKAEIHSFKVKSTPHDPGEAVETGLSRLTTEFGVTGRTLERFVFGTTVATNAVLERRGAETALVATRGTRDVLEIQRQWRHRLFDLYLVKPEPLARRRHRLEVEERVEASGRIRIPLEDVAIDELVSTLEALPVDAVAVSLLFSFLNPVHEQRIAAAIRTRVPRLHVTVSSEVCPEFREYERSATTVMNAYTMPKIHALATRLEGALDRFGFRGSFAIVQSNGGVMTLAKARTHPVNTLLSGPAAGVVAAAAVAGLTKARGILGFDVGGTSTDIALVQNGELRLSADGGIGGYPVKVPQVKVHTIGAGGGSIARAELGLLKVGPESAGAVPGPAAYGEGGTRPTGTDAAVALGYIDPAYFLGGEMKLDAEAARRSLESHVAGPLGMSEDAAALAVIQVQVASIVSGIRKVSVEVGQDPRDFVLMPFGGAGGVYAGLVAEEAGMSRIIVPPYASVLSAFGMLVTDIRHDRVRTRLLPVATTDAQALIAIFDDLVADVSQEFQRDRTEDDRIVFEFSCDMRYEGQAYEINVRLDVHDGRPSVDMPSLRAAFDREHERLYGQCSPGEDVEIVNLRVGAIGRVDKAELPVLPERPSGPPAARSTRRMLFDLEAGWVDCPVYDRSALDPGARLTGPCSIEDRGSSIPVRPKHTVSVDAHGILTIETNKAPVSRY, from the coding sequence ATGTACTACCTCGGCGTCGATACCGGCGGAACGTTCACCGATTTCGTGCTCTACGACCGGACGAAGGCCGAAATTCACAGCTTCAAGGTGAAGTCGACGCCGCATGATCCGGGCGAGGCCGTCGAGACCGGGCTCAGTCGTCTGACAACGGAGTTCGGGGTCACGGGTCGGACGCTCGAGCGGTTTGTCTTCGGAACGACGGTCGCCACCAACGCGGTCCTGGAACGTCGTGGCGCCGAAACGGCGCTGGTCGCGACCCGTGGGACCAGAGACGTGCTTGAGATCCAGCGCCAATGGCGGCATCGCCTGTTCGATCTCTATCTGGTGAAACCCGAACCCCTGGCGCGGCGTCGGCACCGTCTGGAAGTGGAGGAACGTGTCGAGGCATCGGGCAGGATCCGTATTCCGCTGGAAGACGTTGCGATCGACGAGCTCGTCTCGACGCTCGAAGCGCTGCCGGTGGACGCCGTCGCCGTCTCGCTCCTGTTCTCGTTCCTCAATCCCGTCCATGAGCAACGCATCGCCGCAGCGATCCGGACCCGTGTCCCGCGGCTGCACGTGACCGTGTCGTCGGAGGTCTGTCCCGAGTTTCGGGAATACGAGCGATCGGCGACCACGGTCATGAACGCCTACACCATGCCGAAGATTCACGCTCTGGCGACCCGCCTCGAAGGTGCGCTCGACCGGTTCGGTTTCCGGGGAAGCTTCGCGATCGTCCAGTCGAACGGGGGCGTGATGACGCTCGCCAAGGCGCGGACCCACCCGGTCAACACGCTTCTGTCGGGGCCAGCCGCGGGCGTCGTGGCCGCCGCGGCGGTCGCCGGACTGACGAAGGCTCGCGGTATCCTCGGGTTCGACGTCGGCGGCACCAGCACCGACATCGCGCTTGTGCAGAACGGCGAACTCCGTCTCAGTGCGGACGGAGGCATCGGCGGGTACCCGGTCAAGGTTCCTCAGGTCAAAGTCCACACGATCGGCGCAGGCGGCGGCTCGATCGCCCGTGCCGAGCTAGGGCTACTGAAGGTGGGCCCGGAAAGCGCTGGAGCCGTTCCCGGCCCCGCCGCCTACGGCGAGGGCGGGACGCGGCCAACGGGAACCGACGCTGCGGTGGCACTCGGTTACATCGACCCGGCCTACTTCCTGGGCGGAGAGATGAAGCTCGATGCCGAGGCCGCGCGCCGGAGCCTCGAAAGCCATGTGGCCGGTCCGCTCGGCATGTCGGAGGATGCCGCTGCGCTCGCCGTCATCCAGGTCCAGGTCGCCAGCATCGTCTCGGGCATCCGCAAGGTTTCGGTCGAGGTCGGTCAGGACCCGCGCGATTTCGTGCTGATGCCGTTCGGCGGTGCGGGTGGAGTCTATGCCGGTCTGGTCGCCGAGGAAGCCGGGATGTCGCGCATCATCGTGCCGCCCTACGCCAGCGTTCTCTCGGCGTTCGGAATGCTCGTGACGGACATCCGCCACGACCGCGTCCGCACGCGCCTGTTGCCCGTCGCGACGACGGACGCACAGGCTCTGATCGCCATCTTCGACGACCTCGTCGCCGATGTGAGCCAGGAGTTCCAGCGCGACCGGACCGAGGACGATCGAATCGTCTTCGAATTCTCCTGCGACATGCGCTACGAAGGCCAGGCCTACGAGATCAACGTGAGGCTCGACGTCCATGACGGGCGGCCGTCCGTCGATATGCCGAGCTTGAGGGCGGCGTTCGACCGGGAGCACGAACGTCTCTACGGCCAATGTTCGCCGGGCGAGGACGTGGAGATCGTCAATCTGCGCGTCGGGGCCATCGGCCGGGTCGACAAGGCCGAGCTGCCGGTCCTACCCGAACGTCCGTCGGGCCCGCCCGCCGCCCGGTCGACCAGGCGGATGCTATTCGATCTCGAAGCCGGCTGGGTCGACTGTCCGGTCTACGACCGATCCGCCCTCGACCCCGGCGCTCGCCTGACGGGACCGTGTTCGATCGAGGACCGCGGCAGCTCCATCCCGGTTCGTCCGAAACACACCGTCAGCGTCGATGCACACGGCATCCTCACCATCGAGACCAACAAGGCACCGGTTTCAAGGTACTGA
- a CDS encoding hydantoinase B/oxoprolinase family protein produces MATIDPVTLEVVGNYLVSTVREMGTTLMRTAYSVILREQMDCTTALFDGTGNLIAQADHVPSHQGTLAYAAKYVASNFILEAGDVVALNHPYRGGTHHPDIMIFRPIFHDGALVAIAAALGHHIDVGGRSPGSVATDARDVFEEGLIIPPLKLYRRGVLVQEVLDMIAANIRVPRETLGDIRAEIAATTVGERRYLELCERYGPERLAEIVDGLLAHSEAMMRRDLSRYPNGTYRATGYMDSDGITEDPVVIQVAVSIADGDVTIDFTGSSPQLRGPFNASISSVEAACFCAVRYMVNPAILQNAGCYRPIKLVLPPRSVVNPESPAPLSGRFHTLERIATTIVAAFNGARGSEAVGNGHGHLTSFSTSGRMPGTGDTFVLFEYHGGGWGGTSRCDGLDATFGLMANSFDNPIEAIELRYPLLIERYELIPDSGGVGKFRGGLGLRKEIRYLSGSGYFTNRSDAQKFPSLGVLGGGPGRPSAHSLVRADGAIERLPSKITNVTIAAGDLMVLETAGGGGYGEPIERDRRRVQDDLLDGKISPDVARDIYGFVQDDSAHADRQTSS; encoded by the coding sequence ATGGCGACCATCGATCCAGTCACGTTGGAAGTAGTCGGGAACTACTTGGTATCGACGGTCCGCGAGATGGGTACGACGCTCATGCGCACGGCCTACTCGGTCATCCTGCGCGAGCAGATGGACTGTACGACGGCCTTGTTCGACGGGACGGGAAATCTGATCGCGCAGGCCGACCACGTCCCCTCGCATCAGGGCACGCTCGCCTATGCGGCCAAGTATGTGGCGTCGAACTTCATTCTCGAAGCCGGCGACGTCGTGGCGCTCAACCACCCCTATCGTGGTGGAACCCACCATCCGGACATCATGATCTTCCGTCCGATCTTCCATGACGGTGCGCTCGTCGCCATCGCCGCCGCGCTCGGCCACCACATCGACGTTGGCGGCCGGTCGCCGGGCAGTGTCGCGACGGACGCTCGCGACGTCTTCGAGGAAGGACTTATCATCCCGCCACTCAAGCTGTACCGACGCGGCGTTCTTGTTCAGGAGGTCCTGGACATGATCGCGGCGAACATTCGGGTGCCGCGCGAGACCCTCGGAGACATCAGAGCCGAGATAGCGGCCACCACGGTCGGCGAAAGGCGCTATCTGGAGCTCTGCGAGCGCTACGGACCCGAGCGCCTGGCCGAGATCGTGGACGGACTTCTGGCCCATTCGGAAGCGATGATGCGCCGCGATCTGTCCCGATATCCGAACGGGACCTATCGGGCGACCGGTTACATGGACAGTGACGGCATCACCGAAGATCCGGTCGTGATCCAGGTCGCGGTTTCGATCGCGGACGGTGATGTCACGATCGATTTCACCGGCTCGAGCCCGCAGTTGCGCGGCCCTTTCAATGCATCGATCTCATCGGTGGAAGCCGCCTGCTTCTGCGCGGTTCGCTACATGGTCAACCCCGCCATCCTTCAGAATGCCGGATGCTATCGGCCGATAAAGCTGGTCCTGCCACCACGCTCCGTGGTCAACCCGGAATCGCCGGCGCCCTTGAGCGGGCGGTTCCACACACTCGAGCGGATCGCCACCACGATCGTCGCAGCGTTCAACGGGGCTCGCGGAAGCGAGGCCGTCGGCAACGGGCACGGACATCTGACGAGTTTTTCGACCTCGGGGCGCATGCCCGGCACCGGCGACACCTTCGTCCTGTTCGAATACCACGGGGGCGGTTGGGGCGGCACGTCGCGCTGCGACGGGCTGGACGCTACGTTCGGCCTGATGGCGAACTCGTTCGACAATCCGATCGAAGCGATCGAGTTGAGGTATCCCTTGCTTATCGAGCGCTACGAGCTGATCCCGGACAGCGGGGGTGTCGGCAAGTTTCGGGGCGGTCTCGGCCTGAGGAAGGAGATCCGCTACCTCTCCGGATCCGGCTACTTCACGAACCGTTCCGACGCCCAGAAGTTTCCCTCGCTCGGGGTTCTGGGAGGCGGTCCGGGGCGCCCATCCGCCCACTCTCTGGTCCGAGCCGACGGCGCCATCGAACGGTTGCCGTCCAAGATCACCAACGTCACCATCGCGGCCGGCGACCTAATGGTGCTGGAGACGGCGGGGGGCGGCGGCTACGGCGAACCGATCGAGCGCGACCGCCGACGTGTCCAGGACGATCTGCTCGATGGCAAGATTTCGCCGGACGTTGCGCGCGACATCTACGGCTTCGTCCAGGACGATTCGGCCCACGCGGATAGGCAGACGTCTTCATGA